From Bradyrhizobium sp. NDS-1, the proteins below share one genomic window:
- a CDS encoding Bug family tripartite tricarboxylate transporter substrate binding protein gives MSKKLQKTLLSRRRVLAGAAGLSAAAILPRSSLADWKPTETVRLIVPAAAGGSTDVMGRLLAAHLQSAWGGSAVVENRSGGGGTIGTAEAVRAKPDGHTILVGNPGPNAIAYSIFKNLSYKPDQLQPVSNMIRIPNIVSAHPKTGIKSIPELIAYLKANPDKLSYASSGVGQSPHLTGAWFLQLTGLKMTHIPFRGAGPALQAALAGDIQILFDNLYPSLPQVQSGTLTGLCVTTTERSELAKDLPTMRESAPELASFDVSSWFSVFLPKGVSPEVLGALNLQVKAMLERDDVKKQIAAMGARADYGTPEQFAAFLDAETKKFAGIIQKEGLQMDVQ, from the coding sequence GTGTCCAAGAAACTTCAGAAAACTTTGTTGTCCCGTCGTCGCGTGCTCGCCGGTGCTGCCGGCCTTTCGGCTGCGGCGATCCTGCCGCGTTCGAGCCTCGCCGATTGGAAGCCGACCGAGACCGTTCGTCTCATCGTACCGGCCGCCGCCGGCGGTTCGACCGACGTCATGGGCCGGCTGCTCGCCGCTCACCTGCAAAGTGCTTGGGGCGGGTCGGCCGTCGTGGAAAACCGCTCGGGCGGCGGCGGCACCATCGGCACCGCCGAGGCGGTCCGCGCCAAGCCTGATGGCCACACCATTCTGGTCGGCAATCCTGGTCCAAACGCGATCGCCTACAGCATCTTCAAGAACCTCTCCTACAAGCCGGACCAGCTTCAGCCCGTCTCCAACATGATCCGGATCCCGAACATCGTCTCGGCGCATCCGAAGACCGGCATCAAGTCGATTCCCGAGTTGATCGCGTATCTCAAGGCCAATCCGGACAAGCTCAGCTACGCCTCCTCCGGCGTCGGCCAGAGTCCTCACCTCACCGGCGCCTGGTTTCTCCAGCTCACCGGGCTGAAGATGACCCACATTCCGTTCCGCGGCGCGGGCCCGGCGCTTCAGGCCGCGCTCGCCGGCGACATCCAGATTCTGTTCGACAATCTCTATCCGAGCTTGCCGCAGGTGCAGAGCGGCACCCTCACCGGTCTCTGCGTCACCACCACAGAGCGTAGCGAACTCGCGAAAGACCTGCCGACCATGCGCGAGAGCGCGCCGGAGCTGGCGAGTTTCGACGTCTCCTCGTGGTTCTCGGTGTTCCTGCCGAAGGGCGTCTCGCCCGAGGTGCTGGGCGCGCTCAATCTCCAGGTCAAGGCGATGCTGGAGCGCGACGACGTCAAGAAGCAGATCGCCGCCATGGGCGCCCGCGCCGACTACGGTACGCCGGAGCAGTTCGCCGCCTTCCTGGATGCCGAGACGAAGAAGTTCGCCGGCATCATCCAGAAGGAAGGCCTGCAGATGGACGTGCAATAG
- the thiL gene encoding thiamine-phosphate kinase: MANPQNPSAEDSLIARYFQPLATDPGAFGLVDDAAVLASSGDDIVVTTDAVVEGVHYLANDPPGTIARKALRVNLSDLAAKGAVPAGFVLTLALRSREDAWLRPFADALGEDAKEFACPLLGGDTVSTPGPQMVSITAFGRVPQGRMVGRSGARPGDRILVTGTIGDAALGLDVLTGGAAAAALASDPAARDALVSRYRVPQPRNVLARAVRDHATAAMDVSDGLAGDLVKLCAASGVSATVEVTRVPLSAAAAGLVARKIVCVETLLAGGDDYEVLCTVPPAQADALIGAGRVAGLAVTAIGTIVAGNERPRFLDGQGQELTLKRLSYSHF; the protein is encoded by the coding sequence GTGGCAAATCCACAAAATCCCTCCGCCGAAGACTCGCTCATCGCCCGCTATTTCCAGCCGCTGGCGACTGATCCCGGTGCGTTCGGCCTCGTCGACGACGCCGCGGTGCTGGCCTCGTCCGGCGACGACATCGTCGTCACCACCGACGCCGTCGTCGAGGGCGTGCATTATCTTGCCAATGATCCCCCCGGCACCATCGCGCGCAAGGCGCTGCGGGTGAACCTGTCCGATCTCGCTGCCAAGGGCGCGGTGCCGGCCGGCTTCGTGCTGACGCTGGCGCTGCGCAGCAGGGAGGACGCCTGGCTGCGGCCCTTCGCGGACGCGCTGGGCGAGGACGCGAAGGAATTCGCTTGTCCGCTGCTCGGCGGCGACACGGTCTCGACGCCGGGCCCGCAGATGGTCTCGATCACCGCCTTCGGCCGCGTGCCGCAGGGGCGGATGGTCGGCCGTAGTGGCGCCAGGCCAGGCGATCGCATCCTGGTGACGGGCACCATCGGCGATGCTGCGCTTGGCCTCGACGTGCTCACAGGCGGCGCCGCTGCGGCCGCGCTCGCGAGCGATCCCGCAGCACGGGACGCCTTGGTCTCGCGCTATCGCGTGCCGCAGCCGCGCAATGTGCTGGCGCGCGCCGTGCGCGATCATGCGACCGCGGCCATGGACGTCTCCGACGGGCTCGCCGGCGATCTGGTGAAACTCTGCGCAGCGTCCGGGGTCTCGGCCACGGTCGAGGTGACACGCGTGCCGCTTTCAGCCGCGGCGGCGGGCCTGGTCGCCCGCAAAATCGTTTGCGTCGAGACGCTGCTTGCGGGGGGCGACGATTACGAGGTGCTGTGCACTGTGCCGCCGGCGCAAGCCGATGCACTGATTGGCGCGGGGCGGGTGGCCGGCCTTGCCGTCACGGCGATCGGCACCATCGTCGCGGGGAACGAAAGGCCGCGCTTCCTGGACGGGCAGGGCCAGGAATTGACCTTGAAGCGGCTGTCCTACAGCCACTTCTAG
- a CDS encoding integration host factor subunit alpha, with amino-acid sequence MTDQSKTVTRVDLCEAVYQKVGLSRTESSAFVELVLKEITDCLEKGETVKLSSFGSFMVRKKGQRIGRNPKTGTEVPISPRRVMVFKPSAILKQRINAQHRTNGDASKAQPEA; translated from the coding sequence ATGACCGATCAAAGTAAAACCGTAACGCGTGTCGATCTGTGCGAAGCCGTCTACCAGAAGGTGGGCCTGTCGCGCACGGAATCGTCCGCCTTCGTGGAACTCGTGCTGAAGGAGATCACCGACTGCCTGGAAAAGGGCGAGACGGTGAAACTCTCTTCGTTCGGGTCCTTCATGGTCCGCAAGAAGGGCCAGCGCATCGGCCGCAACCCGAAGACCGGCACCGAGGTGCCGATCTCGCCGCGCCGGGTCATGGTGTTCAAGCCGTCGGCGATCCTGAAGCAGCGGATCAACGCCCAGCACCGCACCAATGGCGATGCCAGCAAGGCTCAACCCGAGGCGTAA
- a CDS encoding beta-ketoacyl-ACP synthase III: MTQIRSVVLGCGSYLPEQVVTNAQLAARIDTSDEWIVQRTGIRERHIAAEGEFTSHLAIKAAQAALTDAGMDAQSIDLIVLATSTPDNTFPATAVAVQNALGINHGAAFDLQAVCSGFVFALATADNFLRTGAFKRALVIGAETFSRILDWNDRGTCVLFGDGAGAVVLEAQEQPGNAATDRGVVTTHLRSDGRHKAKLFVDGGPSSTQTVGHLRMEGREVFKHAVGMITDVIVDAFQATGLNAETIDWFVPHQANKRIIDASAHKLHIAPEKVVLTVDRHGNTSAASIPLALSVARKDGRIKKGDMILLEAMGGGFTWGSALVRW; this comes from the coding sequence GTGACTCAAATTCGTTCGGTCGTGCTTGGCTGCGGCTCCTATCTGCCGGAGCAGGTGGTGACCAACGCCCAATTGGCGGCGCGCATCGATACCTCGGACGAGTGGATCGTTCAGCGCACCGGCATTCGCGAGCGGCATATCGCGGCCGAGGGCGAGTTCACCTCGCATCTGGCGATCAAGGCGGCGCAGGCCGCGCTCACCGATGCCGGCATGGACGCCCAGTCGATCGACCTCATCGTGCTGGCCACCTCGACGCCGGACAACACCTTTCCCGCCACCGCCGTCGCCGTGCAGAACGCGCTCGGCATCAATCACGGCGCGGCCTTCGACCTGCAGGCGGTGTGCTCGGGCTTCGTGTTCGCGCTCGCCACCGCCGACAATTTCCTGCGCACCGGCGCCTTCAAGCGCGCGCTGGTGATCGGCGCCGAGACCTTCTCGCGCATCCTCGACTGGAACGACCGCGGCACCTGCGTGCTGTTCGGCGACGGCGCCGGCGCGGTGGTGCTCGAGGCGCAGGAGCAGCCGGGCAATGCCGCGACCGATCGCGGCGTCGTCACTACGCACTTACGCTCCGACGGCCGCCACAAGGCAAAGCTGTTCGTGGACGGCGGGCCGTCCTCGACCCAGACCGTCGGCCATCTGCGCATGGAGGGCCGCGAGGTCTTCAAGCATGCGGTCGGCATGATCACCGACGTCATCGTCGACGCCTTCCAGGCGACCGGGCTCAATGCCGAGACCATCGACTGGTTCGTGCCGCATCAGGCCAACAAGCGAATCATCGACGCCTCCGCCCACAAGCTCCACATCGCGCCGGAGAAGGTGGTGCTGACGGTCGACCGTCACGGCAACACCTCGGCCGCCTCGATCCCGCTGGCGCTGTCGGTGGCGCGCAAGGACGGCCGCATCAAGAAGGGCGATATGATCTTGCTGGAAGCGATGGGCGGCGGCTTCACCTGGGGCTCCGCGCTCGTGCGCTGGTAG
- the nusB gene encoding transcription antitermination factor NusB — MADNTKKPAGLEKKANRRGAARLAAVQALYQMDIAGAGINDIFAEFESHWLGNEVEGDTYLPAEAAFFRDVVSGVVRDQKKLDPLIDEALSKGWPLKRIEAILRAVLRAGAYELEHRKDVPGRVVVSEYVDVANAFVDREETGMVNAVLDQIGRQFRGDEFGR, encoded by the coding sequence ATGGCCGACAACACCAAAAAGCCGGCGGGGCTCGAGAAGAAGGCGAACCGGCGCGGCGCGGCGCGGCTCGCGGCCGTGCAGGCGCTGTACCAGATGGATATCGCCGGCGCCGGCATCAACGACATCTTCGCCGAGTTCGAGAGCCACTGGCTGGGCAACGAGGTCGAGGGCGACACATATCTGCCGGCGGAAGCTGCGTTCTTCCGCGACGTCGTCTCCGGCGTCGTGCGCGACCAGAAGAAGCTCGATCCCCTGATCGACGAGGCGCTGTCGAAGGGCTGGCCCTTGAAGCGGATCGAGGCGATCCTGCGCGCGGTGCTGCGTGCGGGAGCTTACGAATTGGAGCATCGCAAGGACGTGCCGGGACGCGTCGTCGTCTCCGAATATGTCGACGTCGCCAACGCCTTCGTCGACCGCGAGGAGACCGGCATGGTGAATGCGGTTCTCGACCAGATCGGCCGCCAGTTTCGCGGTGACGAGTTCGGGCGATAG
- a CDS encoding ubiquinol-cytochrome C chaperone family protein: protein MLWPFNHFRKPRLTPSGTIEAIYGMIVTQAREPIFYRDLGVPDTVNGRFDLLLLHLWLLLRRLRTVQDTTGGATELSQALFDRFCEDMDDNLREMGIGDQTVPKRMRAFGEAFYGRVQAYDQAMEAGGEALAEAICKNILNGTGLDQAQRLAAYARASEADLGRADEAALLRASFRFPPATPEDVTP, encoded by the coding sequence ATGCTTTGGCCGTTCAATCACTTCAGGAAACCCCGGCTAACCCCGTCCGGCACCATTGAAGCCATCTATGGCATGATCGTGACGCAGGCGCGAGAACCCATATTTTACCGTGACTTGGGCGTGCCCGATACGGTTAACGGGCGTTTCGACTTGTTGCTGCTGCATCTGTGGCTGCTGCTGCGCCGCCTCCGCACGGTCCAAGACACCACCGGAGGCGCGACCGAGCTGTCCCAGGCGTTGTTCGACCGCTTCTGCGAGGATATGGACGACAATCTGCGCGAGATGGGGATCGGCGACCAGACCGTGCCGAAGCGGATGCGCGCCTTCGGCGAGGCGTTTTATGGCCGGGTGCAGGCCTATGACCAGGCCATGGAGGCCGGCGGCGAGGCCCTGGCGGAGGCGATCTGCAAGAATATCTTGAATGGGACTGGCCTCGACCAGGCGCAGCGGCTCGCGGCCTATGCCCGGGCCAGCGAGGCCGATCTCGGCCGGGCCGATGAGGCTGCGCTGCTGCGCGCCTCCTTCAGGTTTCCTCCTGCTACTCCCGAGGATGTCACGCCATGA
- the ribH gene encoding 6,7-dimethyl-8-ribityllumazine synthase: protein MADARRAPLKDQTDISGARALIVEARFYDDLQDALLDGAIAELKAAGLTHDVITVPGALEIPAAVAIAVDAAAANGKPYDAVIALGCVIRGDTIHFEIVSQESSRALMDLAVTRKLPLGNGILTVNNDAQAWARARASELDKGGDAARAAIAMLRIKRRLAQA from the coding sequence ATGGCAGACGCGCGGCGCGCACCCCTGAAGGACCAGACCGACATTTCCGGCGCGCGCGCGCTGATCGTCGAGGCGCGGTTCTATGACGATCTCCAGGACGCACTGCTGGACGGCGCCATTGCCGAGCTGAAGGCGGCCGGCCTGACGCATGATGTCATCACGGTTCCCGGCGCGCTGGAGATCCCGGCAGCGGTCGCTATCGCGGTGGACGCCGCAGCGGCGAACGGCAAGCCCTATGACGCCGTGATCGCGCTCGGGTGCGTCATCCGCGGCGACACCATCCATTTCGAGATCGTGTCGCAGGAATCCTCGCGCGCGCTGATGGACCTTGCGGTGACGCGAAAACTGCCGCTCGGCAACGGCATCCTCACCGTCAACAATGATGCGCAGGCCTGGGCACGGGCGCGCGCCAGCGAGCTCGACAAGGGCGGCGATGCCGCGCGCGCGGCGATTGCGATGTTGCGCATCAAACGCCGCCTGGCGCAGGCCTAA
- the plsX gene encoding phosphate acyltransferase PlsX, with product MPSKVRIALDAMGGDAGAAVVIPGAAISLGRHRDTEFLLVGDRAKIEPELDRYPQLKAAAKIIHTDIAVSGSDKPSQALRRGRRTSSMWLAIDAVKQGEADVAVSAGNTGALMAMSRFHLRTLKGIDRPAITGIWPTRRGESVVLDLGATIGGDAHHLVSLALMGAATASVLFDKKRPTVGLLNIGTEEIKGHEEIREAGEILRARNLPELDYVGFVEGDGIGKGVADVIVTEGYAGNIALKAAEGTARQMAELLRHEMKRSWLSKLGYLFARSAFQALRDKMDPNKSNGGVFLGLNGLVVKSHGGTSAEGFAYAIDVGYEMAHYDLLNKINQMLNREGGALNSVQAAQEAVS from the coding sequence ATGCCAAGCAAGGTTCGCATTGCGCTTGACGCCATGGGGGGCGACGCCGGCGCCGCCGTGGTCATTCCGGGCGCGGCCATCTCGCTCGGCAGGCATCGCGACACCGAATTCCTGCTGGTCGGCGATCGCGCCAAGATCGAGCCCGAGCTCGACCGGTACCCTCAGCTCAAGGCCGCCGCGAAGATCATCCATACCGACATTGCCGTCAGTGGTTCGGACAAGCCGAGCCAGGCGCTGCGGCGCGGCCGCAGGACGTCCTCGATGTGGCTGGCCATCGATGCGGTGAAGCAGGGCGAGGCCGATGTCGCGGTCTCCGCCGGCAATACCGGCGCGCTGATGGCGATGTCGCGTTTCCACCTGCGCACGCTGAAGGGGATCGACCGGCCGGCCATTACGGGAATATGGCCGACCAGGCGCGGCGAATCCGTCGTGCTCGACCTCGGCGCCACCATCGGCGGTGATGCGCACCATCTGGTGTCGCTCGCGCTCATGGGGGCGGCCACGGCGAGCGTGCTGTTCGACAAGAAGCGGCCCACCGTCGGGCTGCTCAATATCGGGACCGAGGAGATCAAGGGGCACGAGGAGATTCGCGAGGCCGGAGAAATCCTGCGGGCGCGGAACCTGCCGGAGCTCGATTATGTCGGCTTCGTCGAGGGCGACGGCATCGGCAAGGGCGTCGCCGACGTGATCGTGACCGAAGGCTATGCCGGCAACATCGCGCTCAAGGCCGCCGAGGGAACCGCGCGGCAGATGGCCGAATTACTCCGCCATGAGATGAAGCGGAGCTGGCTGTCCAAGCTCGGCTATCTCTTCGCCCGCAGCGCCTTCCAGGCCCTGCGCGACAAGATGGACCCGAACAAGTCCAATGGTGGCGTGTTCCTGGGTCTGAACGGACTGGTGGTCAAGAGCCACGGCGGAACCAGCGCCGAAGGCTTTGCCTATGCGATCGATGTTGGCTATGAGATGGCTCACTACGATCTCCTGAACAAGATCAATCAGATGCTCAACCGCGAGGGCGGTGCACTCAATTCCGTGCAGGCCGCGCAGGAGGCTGTTTCGTGA
- a CDS encoding MerR family transcriptional regulator — protein sequence MDKAPDAFRTISEVAQELDIPQHVLRFWETRFSQIKPMKRSGGRRYYRPDDVDLLKGIRRLLYGEGYTIRGVQRILKEHGVKSVQGLADSAAAVSFGAIEDAIGASLREPEDDEAPIKGIADADDDDYQGDEEEGIDFRFTEVDDEEILTTFRKGGTPAAPAGPSALDRERLGRALADLVACREMLDQALNEG from the coding sequence TTGGACAAGGCGCCGGATGCGTTCCGAACCATCAGCGAAGTAGCGCAGGAGCTCGACATCCCGCAGCACGTGCTGCGGTTCTGGGAGACCCGCTTCTCCCAGATCAAGCCGATGAAGCGCAGCGGCGGCCGCCGCTATTACCGCCCCGACGACGTCGACCTGCTCAAGGGCATCCGCCGGCTGCTCTACGGCGAGGGGTACACCATCCGCGGTGTGCAGCGGATCCTGAAGGAGCACGGCGTCAAATCGGTGCAGGGCCTCGCCGATAGCGCGGCAGCGGTCTCGTTCGGCGCGATCGAGGATGCCATCGGTGCCAGCCTGAGGGAGCCCGAGGACGACGAGGCGCCCATCAAGGGCATCGCCGACGCCGACGATGACGACTACCAGGGCGATGAGGAGGAAGGCATCGACTTCCGCTTCACCGAGGTCGACGACGAGGAGATCCTCACCACCTTCCGCAAGGGTGGCACCCCCGCCGCACCGGCCGGACCCAGCGCGCTGGACCGGGAGCGGCTCGGCCGGGCGCTCGCCGACCTGGTCGCCTGCCGCGAAATGCTGGACCAGGCACTGAACGAGGGGTAG
- a CDS encoding sodium-translocating pyrophosphatase: MTALWLIVLCGVLSVVYAIWATSSVLSADAGSPRMQEIAGAVREGAQAYLRRQYTTIGIVGIVIFVLLAYFLGLYVAIGFAIGAILSGAAGFIGMNVSVRANVRTAQAATTSLAGGLELAFKAGAITGLLVAGLALLGVTIYFAFLVHSLKLAPDSRVVVDALVALGFGASLISIFARLGGGIFTKGADVGGDLVGKVEAGIPEDDPRNPATIADNVGDNVGDCAGMAADLFETYAVTAVATMVLAAIFFAKTPILATMMTLPLAIGGVCIITSIIGTFFVKLGPSQSIMGALYKGLIATGVLSLVGIALVIYYLIGFGKLDGVSYTGMALFECGVVGLVVTALIIWITEYYTGTDYRPVKSIAQASVTGHGTNVIQGLAISMEATALPAIVIIAGILVTYSLAGLFGIAIATATMLALAGMIVALDAFGPVTDNAGGIAEMAGLPKEVRKSTDALDAVGNTTKAVTKGYAIGSAGLGALVLFAAYNEDLKFFIADSARHPYFAGVNPDFSLNNPYVVVGLLFGGLLPYLFGAMGMTAVGRAASAIVEEVRRQFREKPGIMQGTDKPDYGKAVDLLTRAAIKEMIIPSLLPVLSPIVVYFLIYVIAGGGVAGKSAAFSAVGAMLLGVIVTGLFVAISMTSGGGAWDNAKKYIEDGHFGGKGSDAHKSAVTGDTVGDPYKDTAGPAVNPMIKITNIVALLLLAILAH; the protein is encoded by the coding sequence ATGACAGCATTATGGTTGATTGTGCTCTGCGGAGTACTTTCCGTCGTCTACGCGATTTGGGCGACGTCTTCGGTGTTAAGCGCGGATGCGGGGTCGCCGCGCATGCAGGAGATCGCAGGAGCGGTGCGTGAAGGCGCACAGGCCTACCTGCGGCGCCAGTACACCACGATCGGTATCGTCGGCATCGTCATCTTCGTGCTGCTTGCCTATTTCCTCGGGCTCTATGTCGCGATCGGTTTTGCCATCGGCGCTATCCTGTCCGGCGCCGCGGGCTTCATCGGCATGAACGTCTCGGTCCGCGCCAATGTGCGTACCGCCCAGGCCGCGACGACGTCGCTCGCCGGCGGTCTCGAACTCGCCTTCAAAGCGGGCGCCATCACCGGCCTGCTGGTCGCCGGTCTCGCGCTGCTGGGTGTGACGATCTATTTCGCCTTCCTGGTCCATTCGCTGAAACTGGCGCCTGACAGCCGGGTCGTTGTCGACGCCCTGGTGGCGCTCGGCTTCGGCGCTTCGCTGATCTCGATCTTTGCCCGTCTCGGCGGCGGCATCTTCACCAAGGGGGCGGACGTCGGCGGCGACCTCGTCGGCAAGGTCGAAGCCGGCATTCCCGAGGATGATCCACGCAACCCCGCCACGATCGCAGACAACGTCGGCGACAATGTCGGCGACTGCGCCGGCATGGCCGCCGACCTGTTCGAGACCTATGCGGTGACCGCGGTCGCCACCATGGTGCTGGCGGCGATCTTCTTCGCCAAGACGCCGATCCTCGCCACCATGATGACGCTGCCGCTCGCCATTGGCGGCGTCTGCATCATCACCTCGATCATCGGCACCTTCTTCGTCAAGCTCGGGCCGAGCCAATCGATCATGGGCGCACTCTATAAGGGCCTGATCGCGACCGGCGTGCTGTCGCTGGTCGGCATCGCGCTGGTGATCTACTACCTGATCGGCTTCGGCAAGCTCGACGGCGTCAGCTATACCGGCATGGCGCTGTTCGAGTGCGGCGTGGTTGGTCTCGTCGTCACCGCGCTGATCATCTGGATCACCGAATACTACACCGGCACGGACTACCGTCCGGTGAAGTCGATCGCCCAGGCCTCGGTGACCGGCCACGGCACGAACGTGATCCAGGGGCTCGCCATCTCGATGGAGGCGACCGCCTTGCCTGCGATCGTCATCATCGCCGGCATCCTGGTCACCTACAGCCTCGCCGGGCTGTTCGGGATCGCGATCGCGACCGCCACCATGCTGGCGCTGGCCGGCATGATCGTCGCCCTCGATGCCTTCGGCCCCGTCACCGACAATGCCGGCGGCATTGCCGAGATGGCGGGACTGCCGAAGGAGGTGCGCAAGTCGACCGACGCCCTCGACGCGGTCGGCAACACCACCAAGGCGGTCACCAAGGGCTACGCGATCGGCTCTGCCGGTCTCGGTGCTCTGGTGCTGTTCGCGGCCTACAACGAGGATCTCAAGTTCTTCATTGCGGACTCCGCGCGCCATCCCTACTTCGCTGGCGTCAATCCGGACTTCTCGCTCAACAACCCCTACGTGGTGGTGGGCCTGCTGTTCGGCGGCCTGTTGCCGTATCTGTTCGGCGCGATGGGCATGACCGCCGTCGGCCGCGCTGCCAGTGCGATCGTCGAGGAGGTGCGGCGTCAGTTCCGCGAGAAGCCCGGCATCATGCAGGGCACCGACAAGCCTGATTACGGCAAGGCGGTGGACCTGCTCACCCGCGCTGCGATCAAGGAGATGATCATTCCCTCGCTGCTGCCGGTGCTGTCGCCGATCGTGGTGTACTTCCTGATCTACGTGATCGCGGGTGGTGGCGTGGCCGGCAAGTCGGCGGCCTTCTCCGCGGTGGGCGCGATGCTGCTCGGCGTGATCGTGACGGGCCTGTTCGTCGCGATCTCCATGACCTCGGGCGGCGGCGCCTGGGACAATGCCAAGAAGTACATCGAGGACGGCCATTTCGGCGGCAAGGGCAGTGATGCCCACAAGTCGGCGGTGACCGGCGACACTGTCGGCGATCCCTACAAGGACACGGCCGGCCCTGCGGTGAACCCGATGATCAAGATCACCAACATCGTGGCCTTGCTGCTGCTGGCGATCCTGGCGCACTGA
- a CDS encoding YceD family protein has protein sequence MSRPNADPRPDPWRSPVIVAQIPDSGLHRKLEASAAERQAIAEVGGLREVLSAQADLDVVPKSGGRVQVTGTIRARIGQTCVVTLDPMESEIAEAVDLVFAPEAEVRKMADLIEEGRDDEEPPEVIDPPEPIINGIIDLGRIATDALFLAVDPYPRKEGAVFEAEITAPDPEDHPFAALKALQDNDKKGRKKDK, from the coding sequence ATGAGCCGACCGAATGCCGATCCCAGGCCTGATCCCTGGCGGTCTCCCGTCATCGTCGCTCAGATCCCCGACAGCGGCCTGCATCGCAAGCTGGAGGCCTCGGCCGCCGAGCGGCAGGCCATCGCTGAAGTCGGCGGTTTGCGCGAGGTGCTGTCCGCCCAGGCCGACCTCGATGTGGTGCCCAAGAGCGGCGGCCGGGTCCAGGTGACCGGCACCATCCGCGCCCGGATCGGCCAGACCTGCGTGGTCACCCTCGATCCCATGGAGAGCGAGATCGCGGAGGCGGTGGACCTGGTATTCGCTCCCGAGGCCGAGGTTCGGAAGATGGCCGACCTGATCGAGGAGGGGCGGGACGACGAGGAGCCGCCGGAGGTGATCGATCCACCGGAGCCGATCATCAACGGCATCATCGACCTCGGCCGGATCGCCACCGACGCCCTGTTCCTTGCCGTTGACCCCTATCCGCGCAAGGAGGGAGCCGTGTTCGAGGCCGAGATCACGGCGCCGGACCCGGAGGATCATCCCTTTGCGGCGCTGAAGGCGCTCCAGGACAACGACAAGAAGGGCAGGAAGAAAGACAAATAG
- a CDS encoding outer membrane protein assembly factor BamE, with protein sequence MTTSNQISLRADKRRGLRARWRGLRMLAAVTLIGAALTGCTGEQFQKGYILPPGALEQIPIGASQDQVLIVMGTPSTVATLDGEVFYYISQRSERTVAFMNQKVVDQRVIAIYFDKSRRVRRLANYGLQDGKIFDFISRTTPTSGQEINYLTPLFKLLSFN encoded by the coding sequence ATGACCACATCGAACCAGATCAGCCTGCGCGCAGACAAGCGGCGCGGCCTTCGTGCACGCTGGCGCGGCCTGCGCATGCTTGCCGCCGTCACCCTGATCGGCGCCGCGCTCACAGGCTGCACCGGCGAGCAGTTCCAGAAGGGTTACATCCTGCCGCCCGGCGCGCTGGAGCAGATTCCGATCGGCGCGAGCCAGGATCAGGTGCTGATCGTGATGGGTACCCCCTCGACGGTCGCCACACTCGACGGTGAGGTCTTCTATTACATCTCGCAGCGCTCGGAGCGCACGGTCGCCTTCATGAACCAGAAGGTGGTCGACCAGCGCGTCATCGCGATCTATTTCGACAAGAGCCGGCGCGTGCGGCGGCTGGCGAATTACGGCTTGCAGGACGGAAAGATCTTCGACTTCATCAGCCGCACCACGCCGACGTCGGGCCAGGAGATCAACTACCTCACGCCGCTGTTCAAGCTGCTCAGCTTCAACTGA
- a CDS encoding riboflavin synthase, translating into MFTGIVTDIGEIVGFTPKAQGQLHRLRIACRYDQTTIADGASIACNGVCLTVVASGTDGGKTWFDVDAGAETLALTTAKHWKVGTKLNLERALKIGDELGGHIVAGHADGIATLLSREDLPDMARFELATTRELARFIATKGSITLDGVSLTVNTVQEVSFSVLIIPHTLTVTTIGGWKAGNEVNIEVDLMARYAARLTEMTA; encoded by the coding sequence ATCGGCGAGATCGTCGGCTTCACGCCGAAGGCGCAGGGGCAGTTGCACCGCCTGCGCATCGCCTGCCGCTATGACCAGACCACCATTGCCGACGGCGCCTCGATCGCCTGCAACGGCGTCTGCCTGACGGTGGTCGCCTCAGGCACCGATGGCGGCAAGACCTGGTTCGACGTCGATGCTGGCGCGGAGACGCTGGCGCTGACGACGGCAAAGCACTGGAAGGTCGGAACGAAGCTCAACCTCGAGCGTGCGCTGAAGATCGGCGACGAGCTCGGCGGGCACATCGTCGCCGGCCATGCCGATGGTATCGCGACGCTTCTCAGCCGCGAGGATCTGCCCGACATGGCGCGGTTCGAGCTTGCGACCACGCGGGAGCTGGCCCGGTTCATCGCCACCAAGGGCTCGATCACGCTCGACGGCGTGTCGTTGACGGTCAATACGGTGCAGGAGGTGAGCTTTTCAGTGCTGATCATTCCGCACACGCTGACGGTGACGACGATCGGCGGCTGGAAGGCGGGCAATGAGGTCAATATCGAGGTCGATTTGATGGCCCGCTACGCGGCGCGGCTGACGGAAATGACGGCTTAG